The following proteins are encoded in a genomic region of candidate division KSB1 bacterium:
- a CDS encoding FAD-binding protein, which yields MELAARMRPEPSAVGSLLNKAVLREAREEMAPLEVRVNLVKEVGVGSAEWQLLAEARAHRQLAGDHCPLPRAFSRRYLLPFDTVELLEHRSDVLVIGSGIAGLVAALLVSRNRSVSVTTKATVAETGTCYAQGGIAGAVSEADSVELHLADTLAAGAGLCDERVVRAVVEEAPEALEALRDAGVRFDLAATGKVDLHREGGHSLPRVLHSGDATGVEIQNTLGTCRTWKNGLHKMEAFHVHRTRSVQENRARGLPRVKSNTGGRERP from the coding sequence GTGGAACTCGCGGCGAGGATGCGGCCGGAACCGTCAGCCGTCGGCTCGTTGTTGAATAAGGCGGTCCTCCGGGAGGCCCGCGAGGAAATGGCTCCTCTGGAGGTAAGAGTCAACCTGGTGAAGGAGGTGGGCGTGGGGTCGGCCGAATGGCAGTTGCTGGCTGAGGCAAGAGCACACCGCCAACTGGCGGGCGACCACTGCCCGCTGCCGCGTGCGTTTTCCCGCCGCTACCTCCTGCCCTTCGACACGGTTGAACTGCTCGAGCATCGAAGCGACGTGTTGGTGATCGGCTCAGGGATCGCGGGGCTCGTGGCGGCCCTCCTCGTTTCTCGCAACCGTTCCGTGAGCGTCACGACCAAGGCGACCGTCGCGGAGACAGGCACCTGCTACGCTCAGGGAGGGATCGCCGGCGCAGTGAGCGAGGCCGACTCGGTGGAGTTGCACTTGGCCGACACGCTTGCGGCCGGCGCAGGGCTCTGCGACGAGCGGGTCGTTCGGGCGGTGGTCGAGGAAGCGCCCGAGGCGCTTGAGGCCCTTCGGGATGCCGGGGTGCGCTTCGACTTGGCGGCTACGGGAAAGGTGGACCTTCATCGGGAGGGGGGCCACAGTCTTCCCCGCGTGCTCCATTCAGGCGACGCGACTGGCGTAGAGATCCAAAACACTCTAGGAACCTGTCGGACTTGGAAAAACGGACTCCATAAAATGGAAGCTTTCCACGTGCACAGAACTCGCTCTGTTCAGGAGAACCGCGCCCGCGGCCTGCCGCGGGTCAAGTCCAATACGGGCGGACGCGAACGGCCATG